DNA from Asanoa sp. WMMD1127:
CTCTACCGGCTCGTCTTCCCGATCACGGCGCTCGGCCGCTACCTGGACGTCACGTGACCGGACCTCACCGGCACGCGCCGGTCATCTGTGTCGCCCTCGGCGTCGAGCGCCGGGCGCTGCGGGCCGCCCACACGGCGGTGCTGCGGGTCGGCATGGGTCCCCGGCGGGCGGCCGCGGCGTTCCGCGCCTCCGGCGGGCTCGGCGGGCGACCGGTGCTCGTGGCCGGCGTCGGCGGCGGGCTCGACGCCGGGGTGCGACCGGGAGACGTGGTGGTGGCCACCGAGGTACGCGGCCCCGACGGCAGCGTCCGGGCGTGCCCGTCGGCCCCGCTGCTCGCGGCGGAGCTCCGCCGGCTCGGCCTCGTGGTGCACCTCGGCCCGATCGCCTCCGCGCGAAAGGTGGCCGGCCGTGCGGCGCGGCGCCGGCTGGCCGCGACCGGGGCGCTGGCGGTCGACACCGAGTCGATCTGGCTCGCGCCGACCGAAGGGCCGTTCGCGGTGGTCCGGGTCGTCGTCGACACCGCCGACCGACCGTTGCTGCGGCCGGGCACCGTCGGCCGGGGCGTGCGCGCGCTGCGCCGGCTGCGGCGGATCGCGCCAGCGCTGGACGCCTGGGCCGACGCCACCGGCGCGCGCGAGGTGCGGCTGGCCAACCCGCGGTCGTTCTGCGCCGGCGTCGAGCGGGCCATCGACGTGGTCGACCGGGCGCTGGTGAAGTTCGGGGCCCCGGTCTACGTACGCCGGCAGATCGTGCACAACACGCACGTCGTCCGTGACCTGGAGGGCCGCGGCGCCATCTTCGTCGAGGAGGTCGACGAGGTGCCGCCCGGCAGCGTGCTGGTGTTCGCGGCACACGGTGTCTCCCCCGCCGTGCGGGCCGAGGCGGAGGCGCGCGGCCTGCGGGTCGTCGACGCCACCTGCCCGCTGGTCACCAAGGTGCACATCGAGGTGCGCCGGCACAGCGCCCGCGAGGCCACCGTCTTCCTGATCGGGCACGCCGACCACGAAGAGGTCGAGGGCACCGTCGGCGAGGCCCCGGCCGACGTGGTGGTGGTCGAGGACGCCGCGGCCGCCGCCCGGGTGGCGCCCCGGGACGCCGGCAACGTCGCCTACGCCATGCAGACCACCCTCGCCGTCGACGAGGCGACCGCCATCGCCGACGTGCTCCGGTCGCG
Protein-coding regions in this window:
- the ispH gene encoding 4-hydroxy-3-methylbut-2-enyl diphosphate reductase, which codes for MTGPHRHAPVICVALGVERRALRAAHTAVLRVGMGPRRAAAAFRASGGLGGRPVLVAGVGGGLDAGVRPGDVVVATEVRGPDGSVRACPSAPLLAAELRRLGLVVHLGPIASARKVAGRAARRRLAATGALAVDTESIWLAPTEGPFAVVRVVVDTADRPLLRPGTVGRGVRALRRLRRIAPALDAWADATGAREVRLANPRSFCAGVERAIDVVDRALVKFGAPVYVRRQIVHNTHVVRDLEGRGAIFVEEVDEVPPGSVLVFAAHGVSPAVRAEAEARGLRVVDATCPLVTKVHIEVRRHSAREATVFLIGHADHEEVEGTVGEAPADVVVVEDAAAAARVAPRDAGNVAYAMQTTLAVDEATAIADVLRSRFPEIQAPKSDDICYATTNRQRAVRDIAAGCDLLLVVGSANSSNSLRLVEVAQREGVPARLVDHAADIDLPLLTGVRQIGVTAGASAPPTLVDEVVDCLSGLGPLTVVEPATDPEVLRFTLPKEVS